A window of Campylobacter ureolyticus contains these coding sequences:
- a CDS encoding MATE family efflux transporter encodes MEKEVTLKNLFIPIYLNMLLSLFTIIINTYMISLIEPHLVAAMGAGNQIFNLMVNVFNLLAVGCSVVVAQAIGARNKKLAIRSVHVSIAFNAALGLVAGIFVFSLARIILKLMQIPSEIFDESLIYLRVISIVFFIDAVAIVLIAVIRSYGYVSHTIIVSVFMNVFTICGNYIALFEPFGLSYYGLFGVGISTALGRFFGVFILFYILIKVVKIPIFISLFFKAQNYVLKKILSIGLPSAGENFIWTFQYIVAFSFVASMGANSLTVQTIFFQISAFIFFASSAIGIANEVIVARMVGAGKNELAYKESFKNLKIGFLVTAGFLILVFFNQDFIMSLFHLDNDIKSIMKPLFILSLFLEIARTQNVIMVNAIRASGDAKFPFYMGVIFMLGVSLQIGYTLGIYLGIGILGVWIGFLADESLRGLANTFRWKSKKWQGKKVV; translated from the coding sequence ATGGAAAAAGAAGTTACACTTAAAAACTTATTCATACCAATATATTTAAATATGCTTTTATCGCTTTTTACCATCATTATAAATACATACATGATAAGTTTGATAGAGCCTCATTTAGTAGCAGCTATGGGAGCTGGAAATCAAATATTTAATTTAATGGTAAATGTTTTTAACCTTTTAGCAGTAGGCTGCTCAGTTGTTGTAGCTCAAGCTATTGGCGCAAGAAATAAAAAACTTGCAATTAGAAGTGTTCATGTAAGCATAGCATTTAATGCGGCTCTTGGATTAGTTGCTGGAATTTTTGTTTTTAGCCTTGCTAGAATTATCTTAAAACTTATGCAAATTCCAAGTGAAATTTTTGATGAAAGTTTAATATATCTAAGAGTCATTAGTATTGTATTTTTTATAGATGCGGTTGCTATAGTTTTGATTGCTGTAATTAGATCTTATGGATATGTATCTCACACAATAATAGTATCTGTTTTTATGAATGTTTTTACAATATGTGGAAACTATATTGCACTATTTGAGCCATTCGGACTTTCATATTATGGTCTTTTTGGAGTTGGAATCTCAACCGCTTTGGGTAGATTTTTTGGTGTTTTTATTTTATTTTATATTTTAATAAAAGTTGTTAAAATTCCAATATTTATATCTCTTTTTTTTAAAGCTCAAAACTATGTCTTAAAAAAAATTCTTTCAATAGGACTTCCAAGTGCAGGAGAAAATTTCATCTGGACTTTTCAATACATAGTAGCTTTTAGTTTTGTAGCAAGTATGGGGGCAAATAGTCTTACAGTTCAAACCATATTTTTTCAAATTTCAGCATTTATATTTTTTGCAAGCAGTGCAATAGGCATCGCAAATGAAGTAATAGTTGCTAGAATGGTTGGAGCTGGTAAAAACGAACTTGCATATAAAGAAAGTTTTAAAAATTTAAAAATAGGCTTTTTAGTAACTGCTGGATTTTTAATATTAGTGTTTTTTAATCAAGATTTTATAATGAGCTTATTTCATCTAGATAATGATATTAAAAGCATTATGAAACCTCTTTTTATACTTTCACTATTTTTAGAAATAGCAAGAACACAAAATGTAATAATGGTAAATGCAATTAGAGCTAGTGGGGATGCTAAATTTCCATTTTACATGGGAGTTATATTTATGCTTGGAGTTTCACTTCAAATCGGATATACTTTAGGAATTTATTTAGGAATTGGAATACTTGGTGTTTGGATAGGGTTTTTAGCTGATGAGAGCTTAAGAGGCTTGGCAAATACTTTTAGATGGAAAAGTAAAAAATGGCAAGGTAAAAAAGTGGTATAA
- the panB gene encoding 3-methyl-2-oxobutanoate hydroxymethyltransferase, with amino-acid sequence MDKHEKKVTINYLKSQKGKSKLTMITAYDALFANIFDGFVDMILIGDSVEMNFNGRDDTLKATMQNMIYHTKAVCRGAKTSYIIADMPFGSIKDEKTALKNAILFYKKTKADAVKIEANTIPLSIIKTIVNNGIAVVAHIGLTPQNSRDEGGYHVKAKEKNEAKMLIQKAIDLENAGASILVVEGTIASVAEKITQSVKIPVIGIGAGNKTDGQVLVFSDAFGFYDKFKPKFVKRFLNGKELVQNALFEYINEVKSGKFPDQEHSYNG; translated from the coding sequence ATGGATAAACATGAAAAAAAAGTAACAATTAATTACCTAAAATCACAAAAAGGCAAATCAAAATTAACTATGATAACTGCGTATGATGCACTTTTTGCAAATATTTTTGATGGATTTGTTGACATGATTTTAATAGGCGATAGCGTAGAAATGAACTTTAATGGACGAGATGATACATTAAAAGCCACAATGCAAAATATGATTTATCATACAAAAGCAGTTTGTAGAGGTGCAAAAACCTCATATATAATTGCTGATATGCCATTTGGTAGCATAAAAGATGAAAAAACGGCTTTAAAAAATGCTATTTTATTCTATAAAAAAACAAAAGCTGATGCGGTTAAAATAGAAGCAAACACTATTCCTCTTAGTATCATTAAAACTATTGTAAACAACGGAATTGCAGTAGTTGCTCACATTGGCTTAACTCCCCAAAACTCACGCGATGAGGGTGGATATCATGTAAAAGCAAAAGAAAAAAATGAAGCTAAAATGCTAATTCAAAAGGCAATAGATTTAGAAAATGCTGGAGCTTCGATATTAGTAGTTGAAGGAACAATAGCAAGTGTTGCTGAAAAAATCACACAAAGTGTAAAAATACCAGTTATTGGCATTGGAGCAGGAAACAAAACTGATGGACAAGTTTTAGTTTTTAGTGATGCGTTTGGATTTTATGATAAATTTAAACCTAAATTCGTAAAAAGATTTTTAAATGGAAAAGAACTCGTTCAAAATGCTTTATTTGAATACATAAACGAAGTAAAAAGTGGTAAATTTCCAGATCAAGAACATAGCTACAATGGATAG
- a CDS encoding M48 family metallopeptidase has product MDSKFIKFDKFDIKATKKRVKYARLRVDRNGDIHLTLPILFPKFMVLEFLNKNKDWIENRVNFIKSKSLPEDKTMLLGQIYSLKFDESFKKTEILCDEIRALNLNEFIKFKKDFAKNEYMKFINLYLPIINQPINKLTIRDMKTRWGSCNFKKGYINLALNLVEKSPELIEYVVLHELTHLIFPHHQKSFYDYIGNLMPDFRDREKMLKG; this is encoded by the coding sequence ATGGATAGCAAATTTATAAAATTTGATAAATTTGACATAAAAGCTACTAAAAAGCGTGTAAAATATGCAAGACTTAGGGTTGATAGAAATGGCGATATACATCTAACTTTGCCAATTTTATTTCCTAAATTTATGGTTTTAGAGTTTTTAAACAAAAATAAAGACTGGATTGAAAATAGAGTTAATTTTATAAAAAGTAAATCACTTCCAGAAGATAAAACTATGCTTTTAGGTCAAATTTATAGTTTAAAATTTGATGAAAGTTTTAAAAAAACTGAGATTTTATGCGATGAAATAAGAGCTTTAAATTTAAATGAATTTATAAAATTTAAAAAAGATTTTGCAAAAAATGAGTATATGAAATTTATAAATTTATATTTGCCAATTATAAATCAACCTATCAATAAACTAACAATTCGAGATATGAAAACTAGATGGGGAAGTTGTAATTTTAAAAAAGGATATATAAATCTAGCTTTAAATTTAGTGGAAAAAAGTCCTGAATTAATCGAATATGTAGTGCTTCACGAACTAACTCATCTAATTTTTCCACATCATCAAAAAAGTTTTTATGACTATATCGGCAATTTAATGCCCGATTTTAGAGATAGAGAAAAAATGCTTAAAGGTTAA
- a CDS encoding PDDEXK-like family protein: MINFNKLIQDVSMAKKESELRKLRGVNDYNIFTELLDQNDEVRLHSGFIYSLLNPAGTHYQKSLFLKKFLEICDIRDFNYENAEVFKEYKHIDIYITDGNKHVILENKIYAGDQEAQIERYIKTIKIDKDANFKDIEVIYLSLDREFPSKYSLGNYKIKNNFLINNDEKIKLHIFTYKLEITKWLKECKNEVENLTNLNFYITEYEKVIKKLYGEYKMVSTDVRNIIKENYEIAKAIYQDFEQAEKEIVDEFTQKTYKIVKERLSDEFIIEYKKFNGRGGKDIMIIRKNDWKLYFCFEFDDSKQRFLCYGIGKDNKYENIDCRKIDFSGKNKNGFSVNKWWIACKWLGKNDNGQEENLANNIMLNNITPEYFSSILINMVNQYSDELDKLNKNINL; encoded by the coding sequence ATGATAAATTTTAATAAGCTAATTCAAGATGTTAGTATGGCTAAAAAAGAATCTGAGCTAAGAAAGCTTCGCGGAGTTAATGATTATAATATTTTTACTGAGCTTTTAGATCAAAATGATGAAGTTAGACTTCATTCGGGCTTTATATATTCTCTTCTAAATCCAGCAGGCACACATTATCAAAAAAGTTTATTTTTAAAAAAATTTTTAGAAATTTGCGATATAAGAGATTTTAATTATGAAAATGCTGAAGTTTTTAAAGAATACAAACATATAGATATTTATATAACGGATGGAAATAAACATGTTATTTTAGAAAATAAAATTTATGCAGGTGATCAAGAAGCTCAAATAGAAAGATATATAAAAACTATAAAAATAGATAAAGATGCAAATTTTAAAGATATAGAGGTTATATATCTTAGTTTAGATAGGGAATTTCCAAGTAAATATAGTTTAGGGAATTATAAAATAAAAAATAATTTTTTAATAAACAATGATGAAAAAATAAAATTACATATTTTTACTTACAAGCTAGAAATTACAAAATGGCTAAAAGAGTGTAAAAATGAAGTTGAAAATTTAACAAATTTAAATTTTTACATTACGGAATATGAAAAGGTTATAAAAAAATTATATGGAGAATACAAGATGGTAAGTACAGATGTAAGAAATATCATAAAAGAAAATTATGAAATAGCAAAAGCTATTTATCAAGATTTTGAACAGGCAGAAAAAGAAATAGTTGATGAATTTACTCAAAAGACATATAAAATTGTAAAAGAAAGGCTATCTGATGAATTTATAATAGAGTATAAAAAATTTAATGGTAGAGGTGGCAAGGATATTATGATAATAAGGAAAAATGATTGGAAATTATATTTTTGTTTTGAGTTTGATGATAGCAAACAGAGATTTTTATGCTATGGTATAGGAAAAGATAATAAATATGAAAATATCGATTGTAGAAAAATAGACTTTAGCGGAAAAAATAAAAATGGTTTCAGCGTTAATAAGTGGTGGATTGCATGTAAATGGTTAGGTAAAAATGATAACGGACAAGAGGAAAATTTAGCTAATAATATAATGTTAAATAATATAACACCTGAATATTTCTCCAGCATTTTAATAAATATGGTTAACCAATATTCAGACGAATTAGATAAATTAAATAAAAATATTAACCTTTAA